A single window of Neisseria sp. KEM232 DNA harbors:
- the radA gene encoding DNA repair protein RadA, with protein sequence MAKAPKTIYQCSECGGTAVKWQGKCPHCGEWNTLQESVAAPEPKNARFQSWAAESTQVQELSRVSAVEVPREATGMGELDRVLGGGLVDGAVILLGGDPGIGKSTLLLQTIALMAKKRKVLYVSGEESAQQVALRAQRLGLNAEGVNLLAEIRLEAVQAALKQHHPGVVVIDSIQTMYSDQITSAPGSVSQVRECAAQFTRIAKQMGIAMIFVGHVTKDGAIAGPRVLEHMVDTVLYFEGDQHSNYRMIRAIKNRFGAANELGVFAMTETGLKGVSNPSAIFLASYRDDVAGSCVLVTQEGSRPLLVEIQALVDDAHGFTPKRLTVGLEQNRLSMLLAVLNRHAGIACFDQDVFLNAVGGVKIGEPASDLAVILAMVSSFRNKALPEKMVAFGEIGLSGEVRPVARGQERLKEAEKLGFKRAIVPKANLPRNAKEFPNLQIYGVERLDEAVRLCRDLADG encoded by the coding sequence ATGGCAAAAGCCCCCAAAACCATCTACCAATGCTCCGAATGCGGCGGCACCGCCGTCAAATGGCAGGGCAAATGCCCGCATTGCGGCGAGTGGAACACCTTGCAGGAAAGCGTCGCCGCGCCCGAGCCGAAAAACGCGCGCTTCCAATCTTGGGCGGCGGAGAGTACGCAGGTGCAGGAACTCTCGCGCGTCAGCGCGGTGGAAGTGCCGCGCGAAGCCACCGGCATGGGCGAGCTCGACCGCGTGCTCGGCGGCGGGCTGGTGGACGGCGCGGTGATTCTGCTGGGCGGCGACCCGGGCATCGGCAAGTCCACCCTGCTGCTGCAAACCATTGCCCTGATGGCGAAAAAACGCAAAGTGCTGTATGTGTCGGGTGAAGAATCCGCGCAACAGGTCGCCCTGCGCGCCCAGCGTTTGGGGCTGAATGCCGAAGGCGTGAACCTGCTGGCGGAAATCCGTCTGGAAGCCGTTCAGGCTGCCTTAAAGCAGCACCACCCGGGCGTGGTGGTTATCGACTCGATCCAAACCATGTATTCCGACCAAATCACATCCGCCCCCGGCAGCGTGTCGCAGGTGCGCGAGTGCGCCGCCCAGTTCACCCGCATCGCCAAGCAGATGGGCATCGCCATGATTTTTGTCGGACACGTTACCAAAGACGGCGCCATCGCCGGCCCGCGCGTGCTGGAACACATGGTGGACACCGTGCTTTATTTTGAAGGCGACCAGCATTCCAACTACCGCATGATCCGCGCCATCAAAAACCGCTTCGGCGCGGCCAACGAATTGGGCGTGTTCGCCATGACCGAAACGGGCCTGAAAGGCGTGTCCAACCCGTCCGCCATTTTTCTCGCCAGCTACCGCGACGACGTGGCAGGCTCGTGCGTGCTGGTAACGCAGGAAGGCAGCCGCCCGCTCTTGGTGGAAATCCAAGCGCTGGTGGACGACGCGCACGGCTTCACGCCCAAACGTTTAACAGTAGGGCTGGAACAAAACCGCCTGTCCATGCTCTTGGCGGTGCTCAACCGCCACGCCGGCATCGCCTGCTTCGACCAAGACGTGTTTCTCAACGCCGTCGGCGGCGTGAAAATCGGCGAACCGGCTTCCGACTTGGCGGTGATACTGGCGATGGTATCGAGCTTCCGCAACAAAGCCCTGCCCGAGAAAATGGTCGCCTTCGGCGAGATTGGTCTCAGCGGCGAAGTGCGCCCCGTCGCCCGCGGGCAGGAGCGGCTCAAAGAAGCGGAAAAACTCGGCTTCAAACGCGCCATCGTCCCCAAAGCCAACCTGCCGCGCAACGCCAAAGAGTTTCCCAATCTGCAGATTTACGGCGTGGAGCGGCTGGATGAAGCGGTGCGGCTGTGTCGGGATTTGGCAGACGGGTGA
- a CDS encoding aspartate kinase yields MALIVQKYGGTSVGSPERIKNVAKRVAKARAEGHDVVVVVSAMSGETNRLVALAHEMQEFPDPRELDVVLATGEQVTIGLLAMALKDIGVPAKSYTGWQVAVQTDDAHTKARIDHIDDGKMRADLKEGRVVIVAGFQGVTAGGDISTLGRGGSDTSAVALAAALEADECQIYTDVDGVYTTDPRVVPEARRMSTISFEEMLELASLGSKVLQIRSVEFAGKYKVRLRVLSSLEDGGEGTLITFEEDENMEKAVVKGIAFDKNQARINVRGVSDKPGIAYQILGSIADANIEVDMIIQNVGAQGTTDFSFTVPRGDYKPTLDLMNGLKSDLGAAEVNGDDTVCKVSIVGVGMRSHAGVAAQMFRALAEEGINIQMISTSEIKVSVLIDEKYMELATRVLHKTFGLEQA; encoded by the coding sequence ATGGCACTTATCGTACAAAAATACGGCGGCACCTCGGTCGGTTCGCCCGAACGTATCAAAAACGTTGCCAAACGTGTCGCCAAAGCCCGCGCCGAAGGTCATGACGTGGTCGTGGTGGTGTCCGCGATGAGCGGCGAAACCAACCGCTTGGTGGCACTGGCGCACGAAATGCAGGAATTCCCCGACCCGCGCGAGCTGGACGTCGTCCTCGCCACCGGCGAGCAGGTCACCATCGGCCTGCTGGCTATGGCCTTGAAAGATATCGGCGTGCCCGCCAAAAGCTACACCGGCTGGCAGGTCGCCGTGCAAACCGACGACGCGCACACCAAAGCCCGCATCGACCATATCGACGACGGCAAAATGCGCGCCGACCTGAAAGAAGGCCGCGTCGTTATCGTTGCCGGTTTCCAAGGCGTGACCGCAGGCGGCGACATTTCCACTCTCGGCCGCGGCGGCTCGGACACCTCCGCCGTCGCCCTGGCCGCCGCGCTGGAAGCCGACGAGTGCCAGATTTACACCGACGTCGACGGCGTCTACACCACCGACCCGCGCGTCGTGCCCGAAGCCCGCCGCATGAGCACCATCTCCTTTGAAGAAATGCTCGAGTTGGCCAGCCTCGGCTCGAAAGTTCTGCAAATCCGCTCGGTGGAATTTGCCGGCAAATACAAAGTGCGCCTGCGCGTATTGAGCAGCCTGGAAGACGGCGGCGAAGGCACCCTGATTACCTTTGAAGAGGACGAAAACATGGAAAAAGCGGTTGTAAAAGGCATCGCATTCGACAAAAACCAAGCCCGCATCAACGTGCGCGGCGTCTCCGACAAACCCGGCATCGCCTACCAGATACTCGGCAGCATCGCCGACGCCAACATAGAAGTGGACATGATCATCCAAAACGTCGGCGCTCAGGGCACCACCGACTTCTCCTTCACCGTGCCGCGCGGCGACTACAAACCGACGCTCGACCTGATGAACGGCCTCAAATCCGATCTCGGCGCAGCCGAAGTAAACGGAGACGACACCGTGTGCAAAGTCTCCATCGTCGGCGTCGGCATGCGCTCGCACGCGGGTGTGGCGGCGCAGATGTTCCGCGCCCTGGCCGAAGAAGGCATCAACATCCAGATGATTTCCACCTCCGAAATCAAAGTTTCCGTGCTGATCGACGAGAAATACATGGAACTGGCTACCCGCGTGCTGCACAAAACCTTCGGCTTGGAACAGGCCTAA